In Campylobacter concisus, a single genomic region encodes these proteins:
- a CDS encoding type II toxin-antitoxin system RelE family toxin, producing the protein MAYKIRFSDYAKEKFNELDGSIKKPIQKFLDRLEESDDPRSSGKGLTENLSGLWRYRVKNYRLICFIQDEELIVLFLDISKRDEVYTDRNVKSILKNVPTK; encoded by the coding sequence ATGGCTTATAAGATACGATTTAGCGATTATGCTAAAGAGAAGTTTAATGAACTTGACGGCTCAATCAAAAAACCAATTCAAAAGTTTCTTGATCGACTCGAGGAAAGTGATGATCCACGCAGTAGCGGAAAAGGATTAACTGAGAATTTGAGTGGATTATGGAGATATAGAGTAAAAAACTATCGCTTGATATGTTTTATACAAGATGAAGAGCTTATAGTACTTTTTCTCGACATAAGTAAAAGAGATGAAGTTTATACCGATAGGAATGTAAAAAGTATTTTAAAGAACGTGCCAACAAAATAA